One segment of Streptosporangium brasiliense DNA contains the following:
- a CDS encoding class I SAM-dependent methyltransferase, producing the protein MSENSASIASFWDASAASFDEEADHGLRDPDVKAAWAERLRSWMPASPADVLDLGCGTGSLSLVLAEQGHRPVGVDLAPLMIEQARRKLTAAGFDAAMMVGDASNPPAQAGTSFEVILSRHLLWTLPDPQEALRRWIGLLRPGGRLILIEGRWATAEPGEAQSYAAGSESMPWMGGVEAERLLAALRPLVETAHVEPLPDPTLWGRTIQDERYAVVAFA; encoded by the coding sequence ATGTCCGAAAACAGTGCTTCAATCGCGTCTTTCTGGGACGCCTCCGCGGCCTCCTTCGACGAGGAGGCCGACCACGGCCTTCGCGACCCCGACGTCAAGGCCGCCTGGGCGGAACGCCTGCGCTCCTGGATGCCCGCCTCGCCTGCCGACGTCCTGGACCTGGGGTGCGGCACCGGCTCGTTGTCCTTGGTGCTCGCCGAGCAGGGCCACCGGCCGGTCGGGGTGGATCTGGCCCCGCTGATGATCGAGCAGGCCCGGCGCAAGCTCACGGCGGCCGGCTTCGATGCCGCGATGATGGTGGGCGACGCGAGCAATCCGCCCGCGCAGGCCGGGACGTCCTTCGAGGTGATCCTCTCCCGTCACCTGCTGTGGACCCTGCCCGATCCGCAGGAGGCGTTGCGCCGGTGGATCGGCCTGCTGCGTCCCGGCGGGCGTCTGATCCTCATCGAGGGGCGCTGGGCGACGGCCGAACCGGGTGAAGCCCAGTCCTATGCGGCGGGGTCGGAGTCGATGCCGTGGATGGGCGGGGTCGAGGCGGAGCGTCTCCTGGCGGCGCTGCGGCCGCTGGTCGAGACCGCCCACGTCGAGCCGCTGCCTGACCCCACCCTGTGGGGGCGGACCATTCAGGACGAGAGATACGCCGTCGTCGCGTTCGCGTAG
- a CDS encoding MarR family winged helix-turn-helix transcriptional regulator, with amino-acid sequence MDTAEGTLPQRLRTLPSRLTNQAALTANRIVDQALAQAGVRRYHYKLLAALEEYGPGSQAALGRRTGIDRSDMVAIVNDLVQRRLLERAPDPEDRRRNIITITATGREQLAHLDRLVATAQDEFLAPLPAADRRSLVDLLTRLIDHHGDKHS; translated from the coding sequence GTGGACACCGCAGAGGGAACGCTGCCGCAGCGGCTGCGCACGCTGCCGAGCAGGTTGACCAACCAGGCGGCACTGACCGCCAACCGGATCGTGGATCAAGCGCTGGCCCAGGCCGGCGTCCGGCGCTACCACTACAAACTGCTCGCCGCGCTGGAGGAGTACGGCCCAGGCAGCCAGGCCGCCCTCGGCCGCCGCACCGGCATCGACCGCAGCGACATGGTGGCGATCGTCAACGACCTCGTCCAACGGCGACTCCTCGAGCGCGCACCCGACCCGGAAGACCGCCGGCGCAACATCATCACCATCACCGCGACAGGCCGAGAGCAACTCGCCCACCTCGACCGGCTGGTCGCCACCGCCCAGGACGAGTTCCTCGCCCCGCTGCCCGCGGCCGACCGGCGGAGCCTGGTCGACCTGCTCACCCGCCTCATCGATCACCACGGCGACAAGCACAGCTGA
- a CDS encoding MFS transporter, which produces MSTDVGTAAAPRASRREWLGLAVLALPTMLIAMDLTVLHLALPALTADLRPGNTELLWIVDIYGFLIAGCLITTGAIGDRVGRRRLLLIGAVAFGAASVLSAFAVNAAMLIAARALLGIAGSTLMPSTLSLIRIMFRDPKQQGAAIGAWTGFFSLGTVVGPLVGGTFLELFRWGSVFLLGVPTMLLLIVFGPLVLPEYRDESVSRPDLISAVMSIVGVLALIFGLKRIAEDGLRPESGIAIVVGLALAALFLCRQGRLEQPLVDLSLFRNGLFGTAVGMLVFATLLSAGSQFFVMQYLQLVQGLTPLQAGLWSLPTTMAIMIGAMGAPGLASRMKLSTLLAGGLVVAAAGMVVLTRVSGPSDLYVAAAGAAVIGLGLGPMVSLGTGLIVGAAPPERAGAASAMAATGTELGSALGVGVTGSIGFAVYRADLADRLPEGLPAPVVEAAKDTLAAAVNGARMLPAAQGSGLLAVAREAFVHGLQTTAIVGAVLAVLLATAAATLLRSARMPSPPLPAEADDQAKSFEKAHN; this is translated from the coding sequence TTGAGTACCGACGTCGGTACGGCGGCCGCGCCGCGGGCGTCCCGGAGAGAATGGCTGGGGCTGGCGGTCCTCGCGCTCCCCACCATGCTCATCGCCATGGACCTGACCGTGCTGCATCTGGCGCTGCCCGCCCTCACCGCCGACCTGCGGCCCGGCAACACCGAGTTGCTGTGGATCGTGGACATCTACGGTTTCCTCATCGCCGGCTGCCTCATCACCACGGGCGCGATCGGGGACAGGGTCGGCCGCCGGCGGCTGCTGCTGATCGGCGCGGTCGCGTTCGGCGCGGCCTCGGTGCTCTCGGCATTCGCGGTCAACGCGGCGATGCTCATCGCCGCCCGGGCACTGCTGGGCATCGCGGGCTCCACGCTGATGCCCTCCACCCTCTCCCTGATCCGGATCATGTTCCGGGACCCCAAGCAGCAGGGTGCCGCGATCGGGGCCTGGACCGGCTTCTTCAGCCTCGGCACGGTGGTCGGACCGCTGGTCGGCGGCACGTTCCTGGAGCTGTTCCGGTGGGGCTCGGTCTTCCTGCTCGGCGTCCCGACAATGCTGCTGCTGATCGTGTTCGGCCCGCTCGTGCTGCCGGAGTACCGGGACGAGTCGGTCTCCCGCCCGGACCTCATCAGCGCGGTCATGTCCATCGTCGGAGTCCTCGCCCTGATCTTCGGTCTCAAGCGGATCGCCGAGGACGGCCTGCGCCCCGAGTCGGGCATCGCCATCGTCGTCGGCCTGGCGCTGGCGGCGCTCTTCCTCTGTCGCCAGGGCCGGCTCGAGCAGCCGCTGGTCGACCTCTCACTGTTCCGCAACGGCCTGTTCGGCACTGCCGTCGGCATGCTCGTGTTCGCCACCCTGCTCTCCGCGGGCTCGCAGTTCTTCGTCATGCAGTATCTGCAGCTGGTGCAGGGGTTGACCCCGCTCCAGGCCGGACTCTGGTCGCTGCCCACCACCATGGCGATCATGATCGGCGCCATGGGGGCCCCTGGCCTCGCGAGCCGCATGAAGCTGAGCACGCTGCTCGCCGGCGGCCTGGTGGTCGCCGCGGCCGGCATGGTGGTGCTGACCCGGGTCAGTGGCCCCTCCGACCTGTATGTCGCGGCGGCAGGGGCGGCCGTCATCGGGCTCGGGCTCGGGCCGATGGTCTCGCTGGGCACCGGACTGATCGTGGGAGCCGCCCCACCCGAGCGGGCCGGTGCCGCGTCCGCGATGGCCGCGACCGGCACCGAGCTCGGCAGCGCGCTGGGTGTCGGGGTGACCGGCAGCATCGGTTTCGCGGTGTACCGGGCGGACCTGGCCGACAGGCTCCCCGAGGGGCTGCCCGCCCCCGTTGTCGAGGCGGCCAAGGACACCCTCGCCGCCGCCGTCAACGGCGCCCGCATGCTACCGGCCGCTCAGGGCTCCGGGCTGTTGGCGGTGGCCCGTGAGGCCTTCGTGCACGGCCTGCAGACGACCGCGATCGTTGGAGCGGTGCTCGCCGTACTGCTGGCCACCGCGGCCGCGACCCTGCTGCGCAGCGCCCGGATGCCGAGCCCTCCCCTGCCCGCGGAGGCGGACGACCAGGCGAAGTCCTTCGAGAAGGCGCATAACTGA
- a CDS encoding FAD-binding oxidoreductase, with protein MLDTDSAADAVPDGVPAQTTTSAAYTGDRPAGGQAARHDVVSLDAPIRGRTLFPGDEGFEEACSGWLLTVEHRPAVVVVAADADDVAAAVRSAAEAGRPVAVQSTGHGKSVPADGAVFIATGELRELSVDPRAGTARIGAGLRLGEVLTAAAEHGLAPLCGSSGEVGVMGYLTGGGLPLACRTYGFAADHVRSLDIVTADGLLRTVSPTREPDLFWAVRGGKGNFGVVVAAEIELLPLRTVYGGELHYPGEDPRHAAHVLGSYLAWVKDQPEEMSSSVSLLRLPDAPQLPEGFRGRSFVQVRVVYTGDEERGARLVEPLRALGPEKDTCGAMPYTRITEIYPDPKNPVMVHLRSALLHGLDDEAVEELVSFIDPSTPEGPFPGIELRHLGGALNRPPGRPHAVSTQGAAFHLWMRMPAPAEQAADEVLGRLRRWDTGAMLPGFLFDHDSAPERVRRAYTEADYRRLAALKAEYDPDHLFRVNHSIPPFGSGERARS; from the coding sequence ATGCTGGACACCGACTCCGCAGCCGACGCGGTCCCCGACGGCGTGCCGGCGCAGACCACAACCTCGGCCGCGTACACCGGCGACCGCCCCGCCGGCGGGCAGGCGGCCCGGCACGACGTGGTGAGCCTGGACGCGCCGATCCGGGGGCGCACGCTCTTCCCCGGTGACGAGGGCTTCGAGGAGGCCTGCTCCGGCTGGTTGCTGACGGTTGAGCATCGGCCCGCGGTGGTCGTGGTCGCCGCCGACGCCGATGACGTGGCCGCCGCCGTCCGGTCCGCGGCGGAGGCAGGACGCCCGGTCGCGGTGCAGTCGACCGGGCACGGCAAGTCGGTGCCAGCGGATGGAGCCGTGTTCATCGCCACCGGGGAGCTGCGCGAGCTGTCGGTGGACCCACGTGCCGGCACCGCAAGGATCGGAGCCGGGCTGCGGTTGGGTGAGGTGCTCACCGCGGCGGCCGAGCACGGCCTGGCGCCGCTGTGCGGCTCCTCCGGCGAGGTCGGGGTGATGGGCTACCTGACCGGTGGCGGGCTCCCACTGGCCTGCCGCACGTACGGCTTCGCCGCCGACCACGTCCGCTCGCTCGACATCGTCACCGCCGATGGCCTGCTCCGCACCGTCTCACCCACCCGAGAACCTGACCTGTTCTGGGCGGTGCGGGGCGGCAAGGGCAACTTCGGTGTCGTGGTCGCGGCCGAGATCGAGCTGCTGCCGCTGCGCACCGTCTACGGTGGTGAGCTCCACTACCCGGGCGAGGACCCCAGGCACGCCGCCCACGTGCTCGGCTCCTACCTGGCCTGGGTCAAGGATCAGCCGGAGGAGATGTCGTCCTCTGTGTCGCTGCTGCGCCTGCCTGACGCGCCGCAGCTGCCCGAGGGGTTCCGTGGCCGTTCGTTCGTGCAGGTCCGGGTGGTCTACACGGGCGACGAGGAGCGGGGCGCGCGGCTGGTGGAGCCGTTGCGTGCGCTCGGCCCGGAGAAGGACACCTGTGGCGCCATGCCGTACACGCGGATCACCGAGATCTACCCGGACCCCAAGAACCCGGTCATGGTGCACCTGCGCAGCGCGTTGTTGCACGGGCTGGATGACGAGGCCGTGGAGGAGCTGGTCTCGTTCATCGACCCGTCGACGCCCGAGGGGCCGTTCCCCGGCATCGAGCTACGTCACTTGGGCGGGGCGCTGAACCGGCCGCCCGGCCGCCCGCACGCGGTCAGCACCCAGGGTGCGGCCTTCCACCTGTGGATGCGGATGCCGGCTCCGGCCGAGCAGGCCGCCGACGAGGTGCTGGGCCGGCTCCGGCGGTGGGACACCGGCGCCATGCTTCCGGGGTTCCTGTTCGACCACGACTCGGCTCCCGAGCGGGTCCGGCGGGCCTACACCGAGGCGGACTACCGGCGGCTGGCCGCGCTGAAGGCGGAGTACGACCCGGACCACCTTTTCCGCGTCAACCACAGCATCCCGCCGTTCGGCAGCGGTGAGCGCGCCCGATCCTGA
- a CDS encoding LysR family transcriptional regulator → MLDVRRLQILRAVVTSGSVTAAATHLGYTPSAISQQVAVLEKEAGTALLERVGRGVQPTAAGRLLTEHAAVISRQLAEAETALADLRAGRTGRLAIRYFATAGAPLMAPALSWLRTRHPGVRIDLKMTDPDDPLPDVAQGRADLAIVVAPRDHRHDDVRLVHLLDDPYRAVLPKNHRLAAKRFLDLTDLAEEPWVRSERPGPCLDAVVGSCAAAGFSPDFVVESEDYPTAQGFVAAGLGLSLVPEMGLGHRHPAVVVRKIRNPEPVRTIHAAVRTTSLGRPALDGLLTALQEAAAGLRNAI, encoded by the coding sequence ATGCTTGACGTGCGCCGGCTGCAGATCCTCCGCGCGGTGGTCACCAGCGGCTCGGTGACCGCCGCGGCCACCCACCTCGGCTACACCCCTTCCGCGATCAGCCAGCAGGTGGCCGTGCTGGAGAAGGAGGCGGGGACGGCGCTGCTGGAGCGCGTCGGCCGGGGCGTGCAGCCCACGGCGGCCGGGCGGCTGCTCACCGAGCACGCGGCGGTCATCAGCAGGCAACTGGCCGAGGCCGAGACGGCGCTGGCCGACCTGCGCGCGGGGCGTACCGGACGGCTGGCGATCCGCTACTTCGCCACCGCCGGCGCCCCCCTGATGGCGCCGGCGCTCTCCTGGCTCCGCACGAGGCATCCGGGGGTGCGGATCGACCTGAAGATGACCGACCCGGACGACCCGCTCCCCGATGTGGCGCAGGGCCGGGCCGACCTGGCCATCGTGGTCGCTCCCCGCGACCACCGCCACGACGACGTCCGGCTCGTCCACCTGCTCGACGACCCCTACCGTGCCGTCCTGCCGAAGAACCACCGGCTGGCCGCCAAGCGGTTCCTCGATCTCACCGACCTGGCCGAGGAGCCATGGGTCCGCAGCGAGCGGCCCGGCCCCTGCCTCGACGCCGTTGTGGGCAGCTGTGCCGCGGCCGGCTTCAGCCCCGATTTCGTGGTGGAGAGCGAGGACTACCCCACCGCGCAGGGCTTCGTCGCCGCGGGCCTCGGGCTGAGCCTGGTCCCCGAGATGGGGCTGGGCCACCGCCACCCGGCCGTCGTCGTCCGCAAGATACGCAATCCCGAGCCGGTCAGGACGATCCACGCGGCCGTACGGACGACCTCGCTGGGCCGGCCCGCCCTCGACGGGCTGCTCACCGCCCTCCAGGAGGCGGCGGCCGGCCTGCGCAACGCCATCTGA
- a CDS encoding FAD-dependent monooxygenase → MNIDVIIVGAGPTGLMLAAELGLAGVSAVVVERLPARSGQSKALGLQPRTAEVFEARGLLGPLIDRAVQQVPGGHFAGLRLDFSAWDTAHPYMIGIPQARVEELLEARVVELGVKVLRGHGLTTLTQDDHGVTATAGPARLHGRYLVGCDGGRSTVRELLGAGFPGLEGRLKMAVADLTLTGPAPTSWSLPVMTPSATGKGYLAPLGDGVHRFLFYGPEQHELPRDAPITPGEVSRALTGAFGPEVRLGEIRWASRFTDASRQVTHYRHGRVLLAGDAAHIHSPMGGQGLNLGLQDAFNLGWKLAAELSGQASDGLLDTYHTERHPVAARVLANTRAQAVLLVPDEENMALRAIVEELLTVPEANRMVAGMISGLDIRYALPGEPHPLLGRHLPGLDLRDGRAVVLSATDRLRAAAAPWSARVGYKVTARELGAEAVLVRPDGYIGWTGSEAASLTDALSRWAGSPTGNP, encoded by the coding sequence ATGAACATCGATGTGATCATTGTCGGGGCCGGCCCCACCGGCCTCATGCTCGCCGCCGAGCTCGGCCTGGCAGGGGTGTCCGCGGTCGTGGTGGAGCGGTTGCCCGCGCGTAGCGGCCAGTCCAAAGCGCTCGGCCTGCAACCCCGCACGGCCGAGGTGTTCGAGGCGCGTGGCCTGCTGGGCCCGCTCATCGACCGGGCCGTCCAGCAGGTGCCCGGCGGGCACTTCGCCGGGCTCCGGCTGGACTTCAGCGCCTGGGACACTGCCCACCCATACATGATCGGCATCCCGCAGGCGCGCGTCGAGGAGCTCCTTGAGGCCCGGGTGGTGGAGCTGGGCGTCAAGGTGCTGCGCGGGCACGGACTGACCACGCTCACCCAGGACGACCATGGCGTCACCGCCACCGCCGGTCCGGCACGGCTGCACGGCCGCTACCTCGTCGGCTGCGACGGCGGACGGAGCACGGTGCGCGAACTGCTGGGAGCCGGCTTCCCCGGGCTGGAGGGCCGGTTGAAGATGGCGGTCGCGGACCTCACCCTCACCGGGCCGGCCCCCACGTCGTGGAGCCTGCCGGTCATGACTCCCTCCGCCACCGGCAAGGGCTACCTGGCACCGCTCGGCGACGGCGTGCACCGCTTTCTCTTCTACGGCCCCGAGCAGCATGAACTGCCCAGGGACGCACCGATCACGCCCGGTGAGGTGAGCAGGGCGCTGACCGGCGCATTCGGACCGGAGGTGAGGCTCGGCGAGATCCGCTGGGCCTCCCGCTTCACCGATGCCTCGCGGCAGGTCACGCACTACCGGCACGGCAGGGTGCTGCTCGCCGGAGATGCCGCGCACATCCACTCACCGATGGGCGGTCAGGGGCTCAACCTCGGCTTGCAGGACGCCTTCAACCTGGGCTGGAAGCTGGCCGCCGAACTCAGCGGCCAGGCCTCGGACGGGCTGCTGGACACCTACCACACCGAGCGGCACCCCGTGGCCGCTCGAGTGCTGGCCAACACCCGCGCCCAGGCCGTCCTGCTGGTGCCCGACGAGGAGAACATGGCCCTGCGCGCCATCGTCGAGGAACTGCTGACCGTGCCGGAAGCCAACAGGATGGTCGCCGGCATGATCTCCGGGCTGGACATCCGCTATGCCCTTCCGGGGGAGCCGCATCCCCTGCTCGGGCGGCATCTGCCGGGCCTCGACCTGCGCGACGGCCGGGCCGTGGTGCTCTCCGCCACGGACCGCCTGCGTGCGGCCGCCGCCCCGTGGTCGGCGCGGGTCGGCTACAAGGTGACCGCACGTGAGCTGGGCGCCGAGGCCGTACTGGTACGCCCTGACGGCTACATCGGCTGGACGGGATCAGAGGCCGCCTCCTTGACCGACGCCCTGTCCCGGTGGGCTGGATCACCGACAGGAAACCCCTGA
- a CDS encoding helix-turn-helix domain-containing protein produces the protein MSTDSVPRKARLEWWAHMSGHEIVPTSLSTEHADDFHGRAYSVDLAGVRVAEFAVSPMTARRTPAHIRRHDPDCYQLFLVHGSPVRLEQRRNDSYLEAGDIALFDTSHPFATDFLDIGRLTRVTFLFMPRDALPLPRGQVERLLARKLSARTGAGAMLAHYLTGLREHAAGCDPAELSRLGTISLDLAATFLAGRLDADRRLPVESRHRALAARIDAFIDHRLGDPELGPAGIAAHHHISVRTLHVLFQRQPETVSATIRRRRLERCHADLADPRLRDQPIGEIGLRWGFRSAAEFSRAYRAAYGASPRDHRRQALAGAEDGEGRSTRSPGV, from the coding sequence GTGTCCACCGACTCCGTGCCGAGGAAGGCTCGCCTGGAATGGTGGGCGCACATGTCCGGGCACGAGATCGTGCCCACGTCGCTGTCCACCGAGCACGCTGACGACTTCCACGGCCGGGCGTACTCCGTCGACCTTGCGGGCGTGCGGGTGGCCGAGTTCGCGGTGTCGCCGATGACGGCCCGGCGCACGCCGGCCCACATCAGGCGGCACGACCCCGACTGCTACCAACTCTTCCTCGTCCACGGCAGTCCGGTACGGCTGGAGCAGCGGCGCAACGACTCCTACCTGGAGGCCGGGGACATCGCACTGTTCGACACCTCCCACCCCTTCGCCACCGACTTCCTCGACATCGGCCGGCTCACCCGGGTGACGTTCCTGTTCATGCCGCGGGACGCACTGCCGCTCCCCCGCGGCCAGGTGGAGCGGCTGCTGGCGCGCAAGCTCTCCGCGCGGACCGGTGCGGGGGCGATGCTGGCCCACTACCTGACCGGCCTGCGCGAGCACGCCGCCGGCTGCGATCCGGCTGAGCTGTCCCGGCTGGGCACGATCAGTCTCGACCTGGCCGCCACGTTCCTCGCCGGCCGCCTCGACGCCGACCGCCGGCTGCCGGTCGAGAGCCGTCATCGGGCACTGGCCGCGCGCATCGACGCCTTCATCGACCACCGTCTCGGCGACCCCGAACTGGGGCCGGCCGGCATCGCCGCGCACCACCACATCTCCGTACGGACCCTGCACGTGCTGTTTCAGCGGCAGCCGGAGACCGTGAGCGCCACGATCCGGCGGCGTCGGCTGGAACGCTGCCACGCGGACCTCGCCGACCCGCGACTGCGGGACCAGCCGATCGGCGAGATCGGCCTCCGGTGGGGGTTCAGGAGCGCCGCGGAGTTCAGCCGCGCCTACCGCGCCGCCTACGGCGCGAGCCCGCGAGACCATCGCCGGCAGGCGCTCGCCGGAGCCGAGGACGGGGAAGGGCGTTCCACCCGGTCGCCAGGCGTATGA
- a CDS encoding TetR/AcrR family transcriptional regulator — protein sequence MTPPDSESLLERAYLDAVERVDDMDETRARILDAAYEQFCRMGIRRSSMEDVARRAKVSRITIYRRFATKDALVQYVVRREFRRYFDQFLIDIEQADTAADRVVLGFVSSLRAIRGNPLIGGLIAVEPDLLVPSMISDGGQTLAAVRQFVAGQLRREQRAGNVPGALDIDLVAELMVRVSASFLTIPSLVVDLDDDEQLAAVARRFLVPMLEPTDSPD from the coding sequence ATGACGCCGCCAGACTCGGAGTCGCTGCTGGAGCGCGCGTACCTTGATGCCGTCGAACGGGTTGACGATATGGACGAGACGCGTGCGCGCATACTCGACGCGGCGTACGAGCAGTTCTGCCGGATGGGTATCCGCCGGTCGTCCATGGAGGACGTGGCCCGGCGGGCGAAGGTCTCGCGGATCACGATCTACCGGCGGTTCGCCACGAAGGACGCGCTGGTCCAATACGTCGTACGCCGAGAGTTCCGCCGGTATTTCGACCAGTTCCTCATCGACATAGAACAGGCCGACACGGCCGCTGACCGGGTGGTCCTGGGCTTTGTGAGTTCGCTACGCGCGATCCGAGGCAACCCGCTGATCGGTGGTCTGATCGCCGTGGAACCAGACCTGCTCGTGCCCTCCATGATCAGTGACGGGGGACAGACCCTCGCCGCCGTGCGGCAGTTCGTCGCCGGCCAGCTCCGCCGCGAGCAACGCGCGGGCAACGTGCCGGGCGCTCTGGACATCGACCTCGTGGCCGAACTGATGGTCCGGGTCTCCGCCTCCTTCCTGACGATCCCCAGCCTCGTCGTCGACCTCGACGACGACGAGCAGTTGGCCGCAGTGGCCCGGCGGTTCCTCGTGCCCATGCTGGAACCAACCGACTCCCCGGATTGA
- a CDS encoding oxygenase MpaB family protein, with amino-acid sequence MGELSRRNMLKAGGTLGALGALSIAAPAQAHSAWTWAAKGSVAGTGAGVDPRWVWDEEADPLVASVLDRGDVPRVNELLRTWTKNGQPLPAGLPADLRDFMERARRLPPWADQRKLATAVEFNKKRGLYLGVLYGLASGMMSTVIPKEARAVYYSQGGADMKDRISKTAKLGYDIGAHDAYQPDGEMIVTCVKTRLVHAAVRHLLPQSPRWSEVAEEEIPISQRDMMVTWHSLPTTVMQKLTAWKVPIPAAESGAFLHSWQLGAHMLGVKDEYIPASWAEADAQAEQVLTPVLAPTAEGVKLADILLSLGSSVDAGILSKPILGAFTRFLLGDQIAVWLKIPREPIWDPLLNTAWKPFVAVREGLLPFPLAPESYWLFDELLRKAALLFLSEARPISIEIPDSNRPS; translated from the coding sequence ATGGGCGAACTCAGCAGGCGCAACATGTTGAAGGCGGGTGGGACGCTGGGCGCACTCGGCGCGCTGAGCATCGCGGCCCCCGCCCAGGCGCACTCGGCATGGACGTGGGCGGCCAAGGGCTCGGTGGCGGGCACAGGGGCAGGGGTCGACCCGCGGTGGGTGTGGGACGAGGAGGCCGACCCGCTGGTCGCCTCGGTGCTCGACCGGGGTGATGTGCCCAGGGTCAACGAGCTGTTACGGACCTGGACCAAGAACGGCCAGCCGTTGCCGGCCGGGCTGCCGGCAGACCTGCGGGACTTCATGGAGCGAGCCCGTCGACTGCCGCCATGGGCCGACCAGCGCAAACTGGCCACCGCGGTCGAGTTCAACAAGAAGCGGGGGCTCTACCTCGGCGTGCTGTACGGGCTGGCCAGCGGCATGATGAGCACGGTCATCCCCAAGGAGGCACGCGCGGTCTACTACTCCCAGGGCGGCGCGGACATGAAGGACCGCATCTCCAAAACCGCCAAACTCGGGTACGACATCGGGGCTCACGATGCCTACCAGCCCGACGGCGAAATGATCGTGACCTGCGTCAAGACCCGGCTGGTGCATGCGGCGGTGCGGCACCTGCTGCCGCAGTCCCCGCGCTGGTCGGAGGTCGCCGAGGAAGAGATCCCGATCAGCCAGCGGGACATGATGGTCACCTGGCACAGCCTGCCCACGACCGTCATGCAGAAGCTGACCGCGTGGAAGGTCCCCATCCCCGCCGCCGAGTCCGGGGCGTTCCTGCACTCGTGGCAGCTGGGCGCGCACATGCTCGGCGTCAAGGACGAGTACATCCCCGCGTCGTGGGCCGAGGCCGACGCGCAGGCCGAGCAGGTCCTGACCCCGGTGCTGGCGCCGACGGCCGAGGGCGTGAAACTGGCCGACATTCTCCTCAGCCTCGGCTCCTCGGTCGATGCCGGAATCCTCAGCAAGCCCATACTCGGCGCCTTCACCCGCTTCCTGCTCGGTGATCAGATCGCCGTATGGCTGAAGATCCCCAGGGAGCCGATCTGGGACCCGCTCCTCAACACCGCCTGGAAGCCCTTCGTCGCCGTCCGCGAGGGTCTGCTCCCATTCCCACTGGCCCCGGAGTCCTACTGGCTCTTCGACGAGCTCCTCCGCAAGGCGGCCCTGCTCTTCCTGTCAGAGGCGCGGCCGATCAGCATCGAAATTCCGGACAGCAATCGCCCGTCCTGA
- a CDS encoding TIGR03620 family F420-dependent LLM class oxidoreductase produces the protein MPSVPPHNPPRAPGRGRGCGRCHRAGRRQSVTCGVWATGLDLSSPGGSADLVAELEELGLGAFWLSEGLVHDPFVDATRLLAATRSTVIGTGIAVIYGRHAHWMRNSARAVLDTHPDRFVFGLGTSNPRVVEEVLGLDFRRPIATLRAYLDDLDAPDGLRSMLGLPDADRLPRLLAALGPRAMDLARDRADGAITYLVPPEHTVQARAVLGPDHTLVVEQAVVVGASQNDARSRARAHVAGYLGLPTYRASWQRLGFTDADFDGGGSDRLIDAMVATGEDQVADRIAAHLAAGADHVCLQALPAQPFALPGRQWRTLSALGQSVTA, from the coding sequence GTGCCCTCGGTCCCGCCCCATAACCCTCCGCGTGCTCCGGGGCGGGGCCGCGGCTGCGGTCGGTGTCACCGGGCCGGTCGCCGCCAGTCCGTCACATGCGGAGTCTGGGCCACAGGCCTGGATCTGAGCTCACCGGGCGGGAGCGCCGATCTCGTCGCCGAGCTGGAGGAACTGGGGCTCGGCGCCTTCTGGCTCAGCGAAGGGCTCGTCCACGACCCGTTCGTAGACGCCACCCGGCTGCTGGCGGCGACCCGGTCGACGGTGATCGGCACCGGCATCGCGGTGATCTACGGTCGCCACGCGCACTGGATGCGCAATTCGGCGCGGGCGGTGCTCGACACCCACCCCGACCGGTTCGTGTTCGGGCTGGGCACGTCCAACCCGCGGGTCGTCGAGGAGGTGCTCGGGCTGGACTTCCGGCGGCCGATCGCCACGCTGCGCGCCTACCTCGACGATCTCGACGCGCCGGACGGCCTGCGGTCGATGCTCGGCCTCCCCGATGCCGACCGGCTGCCCCGTCTGCTGGCGGCTCTCGGACCACGGGCGATGGACCTCGCCCGGGATCGGGCCGACGGGGCGATCACCTACCTCGTCCCTCCAGAGCACACCGTCCAGGCCCGCGCGGTGCTCGGACCCGACCATACGCTGGTCGTCGAGCAGGCCGTGGTCGTCGGTGCCAGTCAAAATGACGCCCGCAGCCGGGCCCGCGCCCATGTCGCCGGCTATCTGGGCCTGCCGACCTATCGGGCCAGCTGGCAGCGGCTCGGCTTCACGGACGCAGACTTCGACGGCGGCGGCAGCGACAGGCTCATCGACGCCATGGTCGCCACGGGGGAAGATCAAGTGGCCGATCGGATCGCCGCCCACCTGGCCGCCGGAGCTGACCACGTCTGTCTTCAGGCGCTGCCCGCTCAGCCTTTCGCCCTCCCGGGCCGGCAGTGGCGGACCCTCAGCGCCCTCGGACAGTCCGTAACGGCGTGA